The following proteins are encoded in a genomic region of Corticium candelabrum chromosome 19, ooCorCand1.1, whole genome shotgun sequence:
- the LOC134194925 gene encoding uncharacterized protein LOC134194925 — protein MQMFPCLKSKPMLMSEFERITGEGMVLVAMGRWDLLMKVLGCEPNNIGEEVEAVHTMEKEVMSLKMKKKGINSIMKKITSSGDGEEDIFTVSPTVTVLEQVERAARIITLIGAEKTLVAKLSEPEQLMAKTLTTLLAIYYVYDVSYPEEHYSFLCLMQDVLLRVADKSSRPTRTRSYAAYLINEMDELASQQGHYSS, from the exons ATGCAAATGTTTCCATGTCTCAAATCAAAGCCAATG CTTATGAGTGAATTTGAACGAATCACTGGAGAAGGGATGGTCCTAGTTGCTATGGGCAGATGGGACTTATTGATGAAAGTGCTGGGATGCGAGCCCAACAACATAGGTGAAGAAGTCGAAGCTGTTCACACGATGGAGAAAGAAGTCATGTCTCTGAAAATGAAGAAGAAGGGAATCAATTCAATAATGAAGAAAATCACG TCATCTGGAGATGGAGAAGAAGACATTTTTACAGTTTCTCCAACAGTGACTGTTTTGGAACAAGTTGAAAGGGCAGCGAGAATCATCACACTGATCGGTGCTGAAAAGACCCTTGTCGCTAAATTGTCAGAGCCAGAACAACTTATGGCAAAGACACTGACAACGTTATTGGCTATCTACTATGTCTATGACGTGAGCTACCCAGAAGAACATTACTCTTTCTTGTGCCTGATGCAAGATGTCCTTTTGAGGGTCGCTGACAAAAGTTCAAGACCAACACGAACGAGGTCTTACGCTGCTTACCTGATCAACGAAATGGATGAGCTTGCGAGTCAACAAGGACACTATAGTAGCTGA
- the LOC134194895 gene encoding putative neutral sphingomyelinase gives MHTTNVEMTETSPPIRLLTLNCWGFAVISKHKDLRLSKIAEYLATGELDIVALQEIWCKSDYLHLKQCLATVFPYSHYFYSGVIGSGLCIFSCWPIEEIAFSEYLLSGPSIARKIFKGDKLGGRGIAMTVIRHPQHGPIHVFTTHLMATYGSKVPDENQSHRVCQAFQLVQFVKSHRPRFTILCGDFNSTPLTEPYNIITSYGQMKDAWLEIAGNESTKGITINRPENVYRKKHEDPMRIDFVFYATNPGERSVLKCQSSEVTMGKIPGTNIYFSDHNGIYSEFEVCEQVDSADPSIDNKASVDSVIVAEQLTAFALTTASARCHQQIIVSLFFFFLWLSLTVIALFPSLLTIFLIDSVDTVAFSTPFFGLLLSISLTVAICFGLLSLIVSKIEINRLTQLQQEMKFVCHALEQSDIQ, from the exons ATGCATACAACGAATGTAGAGATGACCGAGACCTCGCCCCCAATTCGGCTTCTGACATTGAACTGTTG GGGCTTTGCAGTAATCTCCAAACACAAAGATTTGCGCTTGAGCAAAATAGCTGAGTACCTGGCAACTGGAGAATTGGATATTGTAGCACTGCAAGAG ATTTGGTGCAAGAGTGACTATTTGCACTTGAAACAATGCTTGGCTACTGTCTTTCCATATTCTCACTATTTTTACAG TGGTGTTATTGGCAGTGGCTTGTGTATCTTCTCATGCTGGCCAATTGAGGAGATTGCCTTTAGCGAGTATTTACTCAGCGGTCCCTCAATTGCTCGAAAAATATTCAAAGGAGACAAACTGGGTGGAAGGGGCATTGCCATGACTGTCATAAGGCACCCACAACATGGACCAATCCATGTGTTTACAACTCAT CTTATGGCAACATATGGATCAAAAGTGCCTGATGAAAATCAATCACATCGAGTTTGCCAGGCATTTCAACTTGTTCAATTTGTAAAGAGTCATAGACCTCGTTTTACTATACTTTGTGGAGACTTCAACTCGACTCCTCTTACTGAGCCTTACAACATCATAACAAGTTACGGCCAAATGAAAGATGCATGGTTAGAGATAGCAGGCAATGAGAGCACAAAAGGCATTACCATCAACAGACCAGAGAATGTGTATCGTAAAAAGCATGAAGATCCTATGAGAATTGACTTCGTCTTTTACGCCACAAATCCAGGTGAACGTTCTGTTTTGAAATGTCAGTCATCTGAAGTGACCATGGGGAAGATACCAGGGACAAATATCTACTTTTCAGACCACAATGGTATCTATTCAGAATTTGAAGTATGCGAGCAAGTTGATAGTGCTGACCCAAGTATTGATAACAAAG CCTCTGTtgatagtgtgattgtggcAGAACAACTAACAGCATTTGCTCTCACCACAGCTTCGGCACGATGCCATCAACAGATCATTGTCtccttgtttttctttttcctGTGGCTGAGTCTGACAGTAATTGCTCTATTTCCGTCCCTCCTGACTATATTCTTGATCGATTCTGTGGACACAGTGGCATTTTCAACCCCATTCTTTGGTCTTCTACTTTCTATTTCACTGACAGTAGCTATTTGTTTTGGCTTGCTATCACTCATCGTCAGTAAGATTGAGATCAATAGACTAACTCAGTTGCAACAGGAGATGAAGTTCGTTTGTCACGCCCTTGAACAGAGTGACATACAATAA
- the LOC134194570 gene encoding zinc finger BED domain-containing protein 4-like, whose translation MSAETRRKSPIWEYFEVTEDARFARCKACKMKISRGGQTTKTFNTTNLQHHLRTRHQDRSAAYERAIEEEKVKAKDRKQTKASACFLQQSLLDVRKWDINNSRAQRVHQLIAEMIALDSQPLSIVNDVGFTRLLRELEPRYSLPSRRYITETVLPKVYEEVRSGVRKQVDGVSFFSFTTDGWTSDDGIANFLSLTAHWLTDDFERKSAILHVLPLEEAHTGEYLCHTFLQMLDGWNIKKNQVHLVLRDNAANMVKGMREACVPSYGCFAHTLQLVIGDGLLFQKGVKDLLAVCHRIVSHFKHSSLAHSRLQKIQVSLGLPQHRLPQDVSTRWNSSLYMLQAIIEQKMAIAAYSSEYRIPQLTATQLEIAAKVIEVLEPFEEITKAVSSNASTISLVIPFVRMLHRTLKEQHNDKGIQSMKDEILKSLQKRFSDITDNYSLVLATLLDPRFKDKFFSDTSERSFARGLLQEKCHELLLETKSDPDSCAEDTCPPSPKRPQSLLWRSFSDILKETGSCSASSKTPSNIDHYLSEPVIDFHQASCDSWWMENNRRFPLLSELAQRYLSAPATSVPSERVFSDAGNICNDKRNRLAPERTETLLFIKKNFDICKK comes from the coding sequence ATGTCGGCGGAGACGAGACGGAAGTCTCCCATTTGGGAGTACTTTGAGGTAACTGAGGACGCAAGATTCGCTCGCTGCAAGGCTTGCAAGATGAAGATATCACGCGGTGGACAGACGACAAAAACCTTCAACACCACAAATCTCCAGCATCACTTGAGAACTCGACACCAAGATAGGAGTGCGGCATACGAAAGGGCCATAGAGGAGGAGAAGGTGAAGGCTAAAGACCGAAAGCAAACCAAGGCATCTGCGTGCTTTCTCCAGCAGTCGTTGCTGGACGTACGGAAATGGGACATCAATAATTCACGCGCACAACGAGTGCATCAATTAATCGCTGAAATGATTGCCCTTGACTCACAGCCCCTGTCAATAGTGAATGATGTCGGGTTTACTCGTCTGCTACGTGAGCTTGAGCCGAGGTATTCTCTTCCTAGTAGAAGATACATAACTGAGACAGTTCTGCCTAAGGTCTATGAAGAAGTGAGGAGTGGAGTCAGGAAACAGGTGGATGGAGTGTCTTTCTTCAGTTTTACCACAGATGGATGGACTTCTGATGATGGTATTGCAAACTTCCTTAGTCTTACTGCTCACTGGTTAACTGATGATTTTGAAAGAAAATCTGCTATCCTTCATGTCCTTCCACTGGAAGAGGCTCACACTGGTGAATACCTGTGTCATACTTTCCTGCAAATGTTGGACGGTTGGAACATAAAGAAGAACCAAGTCCACTTGGTGCTGCGAGACAATGCTGCTAACATGGTCAAGGGAATGAGAGAAGCATGTGTTCCATCTTATGGCTGCTTTGCCCATACACTACAGTTAGTCATTGGGGATGGACTGTTGTTTCAAAAAGGAGTTAAAGATCTGCTTGCCGTCTGCCACAGAATTGTTAGTCACTTTAAACATTCATCACTTGCCCATTCACGTCTGCAAAAGATTCAAGTTAGTCTCGGATTACCTCAGCACCGCCTACCACAAGATGTATCAACCAGATGGAATTCCTCCCTCTACATGCTCCAAGCAATCATAGAACAAAAGATGGCCATAGCTGCTTATTCCTCAGAGTATAGGATTCCCCAACTGACAGCAACACAGCTGGAAATAGCTGCAAAAGTTATTGAGGTACTTGAACCTTTCGAGGAAATCACAAAAGCAGTCTCATCTAATGCATCGACCATATCATTAGTCATTCCGTTTGTTCGAATGCTTCATAGGACGCTGAAAGAGCAACATAATGACAAAGGAATTCAGTCAATGAAGGATGAGATTCTAAAGTCATTGCAAAAGAGATTTTCGGACATAACTGATAACTACTCTTTAGTCTTAGCAACACTGTTGGACCCTAGATTCAAGGACAAGTTTTTCAGTGACACATCAGAAAGAAGTTTTGCTAGAGGTCTTCTTCAGGAGAAATGTCATGAACTACTGCTAGAAACAAAATCAGATCCTGACTCATGTGCAGAGGACACTTGCCCACCCTCTCCTAAGAGACCTCAAAGTTTACTTTGGAGAAGTTTCTCAGATATTTTAAAAGAAACGGGCTCCTgttcagcaagttctaagactCCATCGAACATTGACCATTATCTGTCAGAACCAGTAATAGATTTTCACCAGGCCAGCTGTGACAGCTGGTGGATGGAAAACAACAGAAGATTTCCACTTCTGTCAGAGCTTGCACAACGCTACTTAAGTGCCCCTGCAACATCTGTTCCCTCAGAAAGGGTTTTCTCTGATGCTGGCAACATCTGTAATGATAAACGTAACAGGCTAGCACCCGAGCGAACAGAaacattgttatttattaagaAGAACTTTGACATATGTAAAAAATGA
- the LOC134194860 gene encoding zinc finger protein 37-like, protein MTTSLVTPLHSLRKRKQLVPKKFLLAENGSVNLELCARKYDSHCALSNSAITADICCGGNEKVCKSDTPTLLDGVQESETESSDNVSNFTDAKPKYRLIIIHRLNRSQTGERDGQFQCSKCTKCFRTKKQLTSHMQIHKKMFRCYECEECFKHQIELRKHLKSIHNIDYVFRCKTCGKRFKQCSALNRHKRTHSGEKPLECEVCGKKFSDKRHLHRHSLIHTGNKEYYCDVCDKGFFQRSNLGIHMRSHTGEKPFECDNCGRRFTTGASLDGHLGIKNAPACIAMSLKHHEEDTQENDCMGSSSGTSQAQDGYEEANEFEGVNVEIESQEGNTEVNGFPDSMETASGLQDDIE, encoded by the coding sequence ATGACTACCAGTCTCGTAACTCCTCTTCATTCGTTGAGAAAACGCAAGCAATTAGTACCAAAGAAATTTTTATTGGCAGAAAATGGTAGTGTGAACTTGGAGCTTTGTGCCAGAAAGTATGACTCACACTGTGCATTGAGCAATTCAGCAATCACGGCTGATATCTGTTGTGGTGGTAATGAAAAGGTTTGTAAAAGTGACACTCCTACTCTACTGGATGGTGTTCAAGAAAGTGAAACAGAGAGTTCAGATAATGTTTCTAATTTTACTGATGCAAAACCTAAGTACAGGTTGATTATCATTCATAGACTTAATCGCTCGCAGACCGGTGAGAGAGATGGACAATTTCAATGCAGTAAATGTACGAAATGTTTTCGTACAAAAAAGCAGTTGACGAGTCACATGCAAATACATAAGAAAATGTTTCGATGCTATGAGTGTGAGGAATGTTTCAAGCATCAGATTGAATTGCGAAAACATTTAAAGTCAATACATAATATTGATTATGTATTTCGTTGCAAAACGTGTGGGAAGAGATTCAAGCAGTGTAGTGCGCTAAACAGACATAAACGAACCCATTCGGGTGAGAAACCATTGGAATGTGAGGTGTGTGGAAAGAAATTCTCGGATAAAAGACATTTGCACAGGCATTCCTTAATTCATACAGGAAACAAGGAATATTATTGCGATGTATGTGACAAGGGTTTCTTTCAGAGATCTAACTTGGGCATACACATGAGAAGTCACACTGGAGAAAAGCCCTTTGAATGTGATAATTGTGGAAGACGGTTTACAACTGGTGCTAGCTTAGACGGTCATCTGGGAATCAAGAATGCTCCAGCTTGCATAGCAATGTCTTTGAAGCATCATGAGGAAGATACACAAGAAAATGATTGTATGGGTAGCAGCAGTGGAACGTCTCAGGCTCAGGATGGTTATGAGGAGGCAAACGAGTTTGAAGGCGTCAACGTAGAAATCGAGTCTCAAGAAGGCAATACAGAAGTAAATGGATTTCCAGATAGTATGGAGACAGCAAGCGGACTTCAGGATGATATAGAGTAA
- the LOC134195085 gene encoding uncharacterized protein LOC134195085 — protein MSAEEYVIALRLRLGIPIFPSLSTRCPCGSIIDAYGDHVLGCGYGNLRIKRHDALCDVIFHTLLEDHSGTRREQHCGGYNNSRPGDVYHPDFLLGRPGYFDITVRNSFQQSHIVHSAYCAGAAAAAGEMEKDDRHKDNVEATGGVFYPLVVESYGTWTSSSLQTLKTIARRTSLRSSITVSRAIVNFHGQLSLRLWQFNARMILDRLSLLGLDRDYSVCSSL, from the coding sequence ATGTCTGCAGAGGAATATGTGATTGCTTTACGTTTACGGCTAGGAATTCCAATTTTTCCTTCTCTCTCTACTAGATGTCCATGTGGTTCAATAATAGATGCCTACGGAGATCATGTGTTAGGTTGCGGCTATGGTAACCTGAGAATTAAACGCCATGATGCGTTATGTGATGTCATCTTTCACACACTACTTGAGGATCACTCTGGCACTCGGAGAGAACAGCACTGTGGCGGATATAATAATTCTCGCCCAGGTGACGTCTACCACCCAGATTTTCTACTTGGTCGTCCAGGATATTTTGATATCACAGTAAGGAATTCCTTCCAGCAGTCTCACATTGTCCACTCCGCTTATTGTGCTGGTGCCGCTGCAGCAGCTGGAGAGATGGAGAAAGACGATCGTCATAAAGACAACGTAGAGGCGACAGGAGGTGTTTTCTACCCGCTGGTAGTTGAGTCCTACGGAACGTGGACCTCCAGTAGCTTACAAACTTTAAAAACAATTGCTAGAAGGACATCTCTCCGTAGTAGTATTACTGTCAGCAGGGCTATCGTTAATTTTCACGGGCAGCTCTCTCTCCGCCTTTGGCAATTTAACGCTAGGATGATTTTGgaccgtttgtctttgttagGTTTAGACAGAGACTACTCTGTTTGTTCTTCGTTGTGA
- the LOC134194569 gene encoding uncharacterized protein LOC134194569, producing the protein MDLDDMSVAGVSAWLARRSFSERVRAFFAENEIDGTALRSLLQDQAELKTALPIMGDRLRLKRAVLDDFCIGWIEGSSSSTTLSTSSTVGTPNEESSDVYEMLDVPGCLETETAADSDKEEREVQEDTPPPKKMKISASIPDPFVFPKIYPARIQQAVVSGKIYGTDRLAFIRYISDFMAGYSSFPSPSEYQRVACDIVEKYPCLADKLQGQPVWTTVKVQLSQRFRNIRSYSRKSFQSTGQGRRKARAGTTSSARLDDCLVANDADTSNESMSSDIVAYDRNVAKMKAECMSKTPNRQALTTL; encoded by the exons ATGGATCTCGATGATATGTCTGTGGCAGGCGTGTCGGCTTGGCTAGCGAGGAGGTCGTTTAGTGAAAGAGTTCGAGCCTTTTTTGCAG AGAATGAAATCGATGGAACGGCCCTTAGAAGCCTACTTCAAGACCAAGCAGAATTGAAGACAGCTCTGCCTATTATGGGAGACAGACTTCGATTGAAACGAGCGGTTTTGGACGATTTCTGCATT GGTTGGATTGAAGGTTCATCCTCATCAACGACTTTGTCTACTAGTAGTACTGTTGGAACACCAAACGAAGAGAGTTCAGATGTCTATGAAATGTTAGATGTGCCTGGTTGTTTGGAGACGGAAACAGCTGCTGATTCTGAtaaagaagaaagagaagttCAAGAGGATACGCCACCTCCCAAGAAAATGAAGATTTCAGCATCTATTCCTGATCCATTTGTGTTTCCCAAAATTTATCCGGCAAGAATACAGCAAGCTGTTGTTTCTGGTAAAATCTATGGGACGGATCGCTTAGCATTCATTAGATATATAAGTGACTTCATGGCGGGATATAGTAGCTTCCCATCACCATCTGAGTACCAACGTGTGGCATGCGATATTGTTGAAAAATATCCATGTCTGGCAGACAAGTTGCAAGGACAGCCAGTATGG ACAACTGTCAAGGTTCAGCTGTCACAGCGATTTAGAAACATACGGAGCTATTCCAGAAAGTCTTTTCAGAGCACTGGCCAGGGCAGAAGGAAAGCAAGGGCAGGGACTACTTCATCGGCTCGTCTTGATGATTGTCTAGTGGCAAATGATGCTGACACGAGCAACGAATCTATGTCATCTGACATTGTCGCGTATGATAGAAATGTTGCAAAGATGAAAGCAGAATGCATGTCCAAAACACCAAATAGACAAGCACTGACCACTCTATAA
- the LOC134195204 gene encoding uncharacterized protein K02A2.6-like, translating to MATSGIHPPPPFLPHPGEPAVPWKHWLSAFDTYVAAAAIKDEADNKPRLRALLTHCLGLEGQRILSTETETESYVQLRDVCATLFGPRLNSMVERFKFRQRKQHQGESVKQYVFALRQLAATCKFGPLHDEMIRDQLIEKTVCGKVRDRLLEEDEDLTLDKAIVLASRMEEAARDSAAIATVSGSVMDAVPGGLTNTASGQLAQESRGIRQVQTRPGKSGWSSRGDGKCGNCGFSVHKGSTCPASTQTCRKCGRIGHYARCCRSKKQSQIQEVDCGNEQGVELETVRINVVGGQSSTLEYRQCVCELAGVSLSLVIDLGAKVSVLSKRSYDRWFSWSKLEPANRKLVGYAGSPIKVLGKAKLPVRYRRCQLAEFPFYITDKGTDILGLDLFDALGFQICWDPEELGSHSVQAVDLLNDGVTKGGWSRRWPRVFSGLGKANHFVHCPLVNTTVPPIMQPLRRLPLALRERVAEELDRWESLDIIEKVDSSPWISNLVVVWKKSGAIRLCVDLRRANQAIIPGKHPLPTMEDIAAEFYGSTVFSKLDLNQGYLQIPLAEESRFITAFVTHKGTYQFKRMPFGLASAPSAFQKVMVTVVAGIPGVAVYMDDIVVHGPDRPSHNKRLNDVFQRLQHHNLTLNVDKCTFAVKEISFVGHSISASGIRPLTSNIEAVERLKEPTSVTELNSFLGMTNYYLRFVQGYADISSPLRCLLRKDARWEWSTECQTAFDKLKQLVTSAPVLAHFSSTADTFVSCDASGVAIGAVLSQIQDEQERPVAYASRALSPAEQKYAVGEREALACVWACEKWHVFLFGRPFVLRTDHQALVSLLSASGTGQRPLRLHRWTERLYKYTFRVEYRPGHSNQVADLLSRSPAPAENSAWDSDDVEECILLLSTWSPGVPLDEMERESGADAEIQTVLRCIREGWHNVKGEFRPFWNVRHELAPVGGKSSCLMRGNRIVVPRLLQKRVLQLAHEGHLGVVRMKQRCREFAWWPGIDRQIEQMVRDCEPCLVSGKSRQPVHAPLQPTPWTAVPWQRLQVDIFGEIQIAMAHQRYAIVVHDLGSKWPEVRLCSQVRTQEVVQFLEDLIVGWGFPESITTDNGPQFRSYEFQQWLRERGIRHILTPLYHPKANGGVERFNQVLKQGLKTGLLEGRSVESSVQSTLFNYRSTAHSLTRKSPAEVMLGRKLRQPLSQMIPRQDKKGSLQLKNADEVVARKQAAMKAYVDHKRRARASSFSPGSWVRVKRPLRGHKLKSQLSDPVEVWSRVGKDTYLLQDGRLWHADQLIAVAKPAGVANTAAVLSWTDGEEEISEDMTGNQHDGGNVEVEGEAASDAGTAHDHENETETTRPKRVRTRPKRLEDFEVEYATRLEGGENVVFVDAC from the coding sequence atggcgacTTCAGGCATTCACCCGCCTCCTCCCTTCCTTCCACACCCGGGGGAACCGGCGGTGCCATGGAAGCATTGGTTGTCCGCTTTCGACACCTACGTGGCAGCCGCGGCAATCAAAGACGAAGCAGACAACAAGCCTCGACTACGCGCCCTTTTGACTCATTGCTTAGGACTGGAAGGGCAGCGGATACTTTCGACGGAGACAGAGACGGAATCATACGTTCAGTTACGTGATGTGTGTGCGACGTTGTTCGGACCGAGACTCAATTCTATGGTCGAGAGATTCAAATTCCGACAAAGAAAGCAACATCAAGGAGAGTCCGTGAAGCAATatgtgtttgctctgagacaGCTAGCAGCCACTTGCAAGTTTGGACCGTTGCATGACGAAATGATTAGGGATCAACTTATAGAAAAGACGGTTTGTGGTAAAGTGAGAGACCGCTTGTTGGAAGAAGATGAAGATCTTACTCTAGACAAAGCAATTGTACTGGCATCACGGATGGAAGAGGCGGCTAGGGATTCAGCAGCTATTGCGACAGTGTCAGGTAGCGTAATGGATGCAGTGCCAGGAGGTTTAACTAATACAGCTTCGGGTCAATTGGCACAGGAGTCACGTGGGATTCGTCAAGTACAGACACGGCCAGGTAAAAGCGGCTGGAGTAGCAGAGGAGACGGCAAATGTGGTAACTGTGGGTTCTCGGTTCACAAGGGTTCAACATGCCCAGCATCAACACAGACCTGTAGAAAATGTGGGAGAATAGGACACTACGCACGTTGCTGTAGGTCAAAGAAACAGTCACAGATCCAGGAAGTTGATTGTGGCAATGAGCAAGGGGTAGAGTTGGAGACCGTTCGAATCAATGTTGTTGGTGGTCAGTCCAGTACACTCGAGTATCGCCAATGCGTTTGCGAGTTAGCTGGTGTCAGTTTGTCACTTGTTATTGACTTGGGGGCGAAGGTTTCAGTGCTGTCAAAAAGGTCATATGATCGATGGTTTTCTTGGAGTAAGCTGGAACCAGCAAATCGAAAGCTAGTTGGTTATGCAGGATCGCCAATAAAGGTGTTGGGAAAGGCAAAGCTACCAGTCCGATACCGGAGATGTCAATTAGCAGAGTTTCCATTCTATATTACAGACAAGGGGACAGACATACTAGGTCTCGACTTGTTTGATGCCCTGggatttcaaatttgttggGATCCAGAAGAACTAGGCAGTCATAGTGTACAAGCGGTTGACTTGCTCAACGATGGAGTTACTAAGGGAGGTTGGAGTCGGAGATGGCCTAGGGTGTTCAGTGGATTGGGGAAAGCCAATCACTTTGTTCATTGCCCGTTAGTGAACACCACCGTACCACCGATTATGCAGCCACTTAGGAGATTGCCACTGGCTCTACGAGAGAGGGTGGCAGAGGAGTTGGATCGTTGGGAGAGTTTGGATATCATTGAAAAAGTGGATTCATCCCCATGGATCTCAAATTTAGTAGTGGTATGGAAGAAATCAGGGGCAATTAGACTCTGCGTAGACCTTCGAAGAGCCAATCAGGCAATCATACCTGGCAAGCATCCACTTCCAACAATGGAAGACATAGCGGCAGAGTTTTATGGATCTACAGTATTTTCGAAGCTGGACTTAAACCAGGGGTACTTGCAAATACCTTTGGCAGAGGAAAGTCGCTTTATTACAGCATTTGTAACACATAAGGGGACTTACCAGTTCAAGAGAATGCCATTCGGTTTGGCATCGGCCCCAAGCGCCTTCCAGAAAGTCATGGTTACGGTCGTAGCCGGAATACCAGGAGTTGCTGTCTACATGGACGATATTGTCGTTCATGGGCCAGATCGACCAAGTCACAATAAGAGACTGAATGATGTGTTTCAACGActacaacatcacaatttgaCACTAAATGTGGACAAGTGCACTTTTGCAGTTAAGGAAATATCATTTGTGGGACACAGTATTTCGGCGAGTGGTATTCGTCCTCTAACATCTAACATAGAAGCAGTTGAAAGACTGAAAGAACCGACATCAGTGACAGAACTAAATTCATTCCTCGGTATGACAAATTACTACCTCCGGTTCGTGCAGGGCTATGCTGATATCTCTTCTCCTTTGCGGTGCTTATTACGGAAGGATGCCCGTTGGGAATGGTCCACTGAATGTCAAACGGCATTTGACAAATTGAAACAGCTTGTCACATCAGCACCAGTTCTTGCCCACTTTTCATCCACAGCGGACACCTTTGTGTCGTGTGACGCTTCTGGAGTAGCTATTGGGGCAGTATTGTCTCAAATACAAGATGAACAGGAACGTCCTGTGGCATATGCGTCCCGTGCGTTGTCACCAGCAGAGCAGAAATATGCTGTGGGAGAACGGGAGGCATTGGcctgtgtgtgggcgtgtgagAAGTGgcatgtatttttgtttggaCGACCGTTTGTACTTCGTACCGATCACCAAGCCTTGGTATCACTGCTATCTGCGTCAGGAACAGGTCAAAGGCCATTGCGATTACACCGGTGGACAGAACGGCTGTACAAGTATACATTCCGCGTGGAATATCGACCTGGTCATTCCAATCAAGTTGCTGATCTACTGTCGAGGTCACCAGCTCCAGCTGAGAATTCAGCATGGGACTCTGATGATGTGGAAGAATGTATATTATTGTTGAGCACATGGAGCCCGGGGGTACCCTTGGATGAAATGGAAAGGGAGTCAGGTGCAGATGCAGAAATCCAAACGGTTTTAAGGTGCATCCGGGAAGGATGGCACAATGTCAAAGGAGAGTTCCGTCCTTTTTGGAATGTTCGACACGAGTTGGCACCTGTGGGTGGAAAGTCGAGTTGTCTGATGAGAGGGAATCGAATAGTCGTACCAAGGTTGCTGCAGAAACGGGTGCTACAGCTAGCTCATGAGGGTCACTTGGGGGTTGTTCGTATGAAACAGAGATGCCGAGAGTTTGCCTGGTGGCCTGGGATTGACCGCCAAATTGAGCAAATGGTGAGAGATTGTGAGCCCTGCCTTGTCAGCGGGAAGTCTCGCCAACCTGTACATGCTCCATTACAACCTACTCCTTGGACAGCGGTACCGTGGCAACGACTTCAGGTAGATATCTTTGGAGAAATTCAAATAGCAATGGCTCACCAGCGATACGCTATTGTAGTTCATGATCTGGGATCAAAGTGGCCAGAAGTAAGACTGTGCTCACAAGTGCGGACGCAAGAGGTTGTGCAGTTTTTGGAAGACCTTATTGTTGGGTGGGGGTTTCCTGAGTCGATAACAACGGACAATGGACCTCAGTTCCGGTCGTATGAGTTTCAGCAGTGGTTACGAGAACGGGGTATTCGCCATATTCTCACACCACTGTATCATCCAAAAGCAAATGGAGGAGTCGAAAGATTCAATCAAGTGCTTAAACAAGGCCTGAAGACAGGGTTGTTGGAAGGACGTTCAGTGGAGAGTTCAGTGCAAAGCACATTGTTTAATTATCGGTCTACGGCGCATTCACTTACGAGGAAATCACCAGCAGAAGTTATGTTGGGCCGAAAGCTTCGGCAGCCCTTATCCCAGATGATTCCTAGGCAAGATAAGAAGGGATCACTTCAGCTGAAGAATGCGGACGAGGTCGTGGCAAGGAAACAGGCAGCGATGAAGGCATATGTAGATCATAAAAGGAGAGCTAGAGCTTCGTCCTTTTCTCCCGGAAGTTGGGTAAGAGTAAAGCGTCCGCTAAGAGGCCATAAGTTGAAGTCGCAATTGTCCGATCCAGTAGAAGTCTGGTCAAGGGTAGGGAAGGACACTTACCTGCTACAAGATGGACGTCTGTGGCATGCTGACCAATTAATTGCTGTGGCGAAGCCAGCTGGTGttgcaaatacagctgcagtacTCAGCTGGACTGATGGGGAAGAGGAAATCTCAGAAGACATGACAGGAAATCAACACGATGGGGGAAATGTCGAAGTCGAAGGAGAGGCAGCAAGTGATGCAGGCACTGCCCATGATCATGAAAAtgagacagaaacaacaaggcCAAAACGAGTGAGGACAAGGCCCAAACGCCTCGAAGATTTTGAGGTGGAATATGCAACTCGATTAGAAGGGGGAGaaaatgttgtgtttgtagatgcttGCTAG